The stretch of DNA AACATCAATCGTCGTATTATTCAACAAATCGTTGCTGAGTTAGACACCCACGCAAAAAGTGTTTCCGACTGTATGAAAGAAACAAATAAAGTGAAGGTGAGAACGCGTTTAGATGAAGCTCGTTTATCTGCTTATTGCAATGCCAATGCGCCAAGGCCTATAGAAGTAAACTTTTTAACAGAAAAAGATTGGGAAAACTTTAAAAACACTTATATCTCTGCACAAAATGCAATTTTAATGAGTGAGCAAGCTTGTTTCCTTAGTAGAAGTGAAATTGCGATAAAGTACCAAGTTATTAGTAATGCTAATCGTTTCGCAGAAGAAGCAAAACGTGAATTAATAGAAGCAAACCTTCGTTTAGTTGTTTCCATTGCTAAAAAATACATGAACCGTGGTCTTCAATTTTTGGATCTTATCCAAGAAGGTAACATTGGTCTTATGAAAGCAGTAGAAAAATTTGAATACCGTCGTGGTTACAAATTTAGTACTTATGCTACTTGGTGGATTCGCCAAGCGATCACACGTGCTATTGCGGATCAAGCTCGTACCATTCGTATTCCTGTTCATATGATTGAAACGATCAATAAAATGGTTCGTACAAGTCGTCAATTGGTTCAAGAGATGGGTAGAGAACCTACTCCTGAAGAAATTGCACAGCGTATGGATATGAGTATTGAAAAAGTACGTAAGGTTATGAAAATTGCGCGTGAGCCAATTTCTTTGGAAGCTCCTATTGGGGAAGAAGAAGATAATCATTATGGAGACTTTTTAGAAGATAAAGCACATGGTGCGCCTATAGACATTGTGGCAAACCAAAGCTTATCTGAGCAAACTAAAAAAGTTCTTGCTACTTTAACTTCTCGCGAAGAAAAAGTGTTACGTATGCGTTTTGGTATTGGTGAAAAGACGGACCATACTTTGGAAGAAGTAGGGCAAAGTTTTGATGTAACTAGGGAACGTATTCGTCAGATTGAAGCAAAAGCGTTACGTAAACTTCGTCATCCAAGCCGTTCTAAAAAATTAAAAGCTTTCATTGAAAGTTAATTTTAATAATTTAATTAATTTAGCTAACATAAGCCCTAATTTTTGGTTTTCAATATTCCATAATTAGGGCTTATTTTTTATTAAGATTGGATTGAATCTCATAAAAATTAAAAACTTTTGCATGCTTAACTTTTAATTGATTTTAAATAATTAATAAAATTATTGATATCATAAGAATTATCAATATAGTCAATATATTCAATGTTTTTTTTCATATTTTTCAAACAATTGCCACCAACCATATATTTTAAAGAAAAATTTATTTTAGGATTATTTTTTAAAAAGTATACAAAATTTTCTAGTTTTATTAAATGCTCTTCAAGCGCAATAGAAATAGCAATTGCTTTTGGACAAATTTTTATTATTAAATTTACTAATTCATCTTCAGATAATGGATAAAGTATAACATAACTTGTAACTCCTGCATCTTTAAGAACAATATCAAGAAATCGAATGCCTATTGTATGTGAATTTCCTTCTATGCATATAAGAATTACATCAATTTTATTTTCTATTTTTCCAAACTCATCTATGCTTATTTTGCTTAAAATTAAATTTATAATACTATTACTAAAATGTGAAAATAAGTGCTCTTGTTCAATACTCAATTGTTTTTTTTCAAATAAATTACCAATTTTTCTCATAATCGGTTGAATAATTCCCATAATCACGTCTGAATATTGTAATCCTAAACTTAAACCTTTTTTCAATACATCTTCAGGAGCTATGATAATTCCATTTCTACCTTGGTTTTCTATTTCAGAAAAAAATTCCTGAATTTCGGTCAATTTAATAATGTCAAATGTATTTTTATTTGAAAATTTTGATTTACATTTTAAACAAAGGCCATGAGTAATTGTATAATCATGATAAGGTTCTTTTTCGCCAATAAATTTAGCACAATATGAACACCATCTTATCATAATATTTCCAATTATTAATTTTGAATTTTCTAGAAAAATCTTACAACTAAAATGTATCGGAATATTTATTAATTTTTTAAGTAAATAATTAAATTAAGGATAAAGAGGTACTAAGAGGCTGAAACGGAAAAATGAGGAGTAAGTAAACCTGTGGGGAGGGTAAAATTAGGGATTAGTTAAAAATTATTTTTAGATTTTGTAGAACATAGTTAATTTAAAATTTAAAGTATAAATTCTTTTTCAGCGTCAATTTTTACTTTTCCAGTAAAGTTTTTTAAAGGAACAT from Silvanigrella paludirubra encodes:
- a CDS encoding cobalamin B12-binding domain-containing protein yields the protein MIRWCSYCAKFIGEKEPYHDYTITHGLCLKCKSKFSNKNTFDIIKLTEIQEFFSEIENQGRNGIIIAPEDVLKKGLSLGLQYSDVIMGIIQPIMRKIGNLFEKKQLSIEQEHLFSHFSNSIINLILSKISIDEFGKIENKIDVILICIEGNSHTIGIRFLDIVLKDAGVTSYVILYPLSEDELVNLIIKICPKAIAISIALEEHLIKLENFVYFLKNNPKINFSLKYMVGGNCLKNMKKNIEYIDYIDNSYDINNFINYLKSIKS